ATCGCATTCCGTCTTCATGTCGCGGGACCATGCGAAGGAAGGCCCCGGCCTGTCAACGCATCTCGCCCCCGTGGCGTCGCGCGGTCCCTATTCGCCGCGGATCAGCGTTCCGGGACCGGCCTCGGTGAACAGTTCCAGCAGGCAGGCATGGGGCACCCGGCCGTCCAGGATCACCGCCGCCCTGGCGCCGCTGCGCACGGCCTCCAGGCAGGTTTCCACCTTGGGGATCATGCCGCCGCTGATCATGCCGCTGGCAATGCCGCGCCGGGCTTCCTCGGCCGTCAGTTCGGGGATCAGCGCGCCGGTCTCGTCCAGCACGCCGGGCACGTCGGTCAGCATCAGCAGCCGCGTGGCATGCACCGCGCCCGCGATCGCGCCGGCGGCGGTATCGGCATTGATATTGTACGTCTCACCGGCCTCGCCGATGCCCACGGGGGCCACGACGGGGATCAGGCCCGATCCGGACAGGGCGTAGAGCACGCGCGGATCGATATGCGTGGGTTCGCCGACGAAGCCCAGGTCCAGCGCCCGCTCCTGGCCGCTGGCATCGCGGGTGGTGCGCTGCAGGCGCCGCGCGGTGATCAGCCCGCCATCCTTGCCGGAAATCCCGACCGCCAGCGCGCCGGCCTGGTTGATCAGGCCGGCGACCTGCTTGTTCACCTTCCCCGCCAGGACCATTTCGATCACGTCGACCATGGCGGCATCGGTGACCCGCAGCCCGTCCACGAAGGTCGAGGGGATCTGCAACCGGGTCAGCATGGCGCTGATCTGCGGGCCGCCGCCATGAACGATGACGGGATTGACCCCCACCAGCTTCAGCAGCGCGATGTCGTGCCCGAACGCGTTGGACAGCGAATCGTCCACCATGGCGTGGCCGCCATATTTGACCACGATCGTATCCCCGGCATAGCGACGCAGGAACGGCAGCGCCTGGGCCAGGACGGCGGCCCGTTCCTGCGCTTCCTGCATCGTCCGCACGATATCGCCGGTCGTGCCGCCGCCTGGGAATTCGCTCTGGGATTCGCTCATCGGGTCGTGCCCTGTCGTCTTGGTCATGATGGGAACCGGTTCAGCCCGCTTGGGGCAGGGCCAGGGCCGCCAGTTCGGCGCGCAGTTCGGGGATGCCCAGCCCAGTGTCGCTGCTGGTGGCGAAGGTTCCGGGATAGGCGGCCGGATGCTGCCGGGCCAGGTCGGCCGCCTGGCTGCGCTTGGCTTCCAGCGCGCCGGGGCGCGGCGCGTCGCACTTCGTCAGCACGATCTGGAACGTCACGGCCGCACGGTCCAGCAGCGTCATGATCTCGCGGTCCGACGCCTTGAGTTCGATCCGCGAATCCAGCAGCAGGATCACGCGCTGCAGGGTCGGACGTCCGCGCAGATAGGCGAACATCATGCCCTGCCAGTCTTCCTTCACATCCTTCGCGGCGCGGGCGTAGCCGTAGCCCGGCATGTCCACCAGGGTCAGCCGCCCCCCCAGGTCGAAGAAATTCAGCTGCTTGGTCCGCCCCGGTTCCGACGATGCGCGCGCCAGTGCGCGGCGTCCGGTCAGGGCGTTGATCAGGCTGGATTTCCCGACATTCGACCGTCCGGCGAACGCGATTTCCGGCGCACCGGGGGGCGGAAGCTGCTCCAGCTTCTGCGCCCCGAAGAAGAAATCACACGGACCGGCAAACAGCAGGCGGCCGGCTTCGAGCAGCCGTTCTTCCTCGTCCGGGGTGCGGGGGGTGGCGTTGAAGTCGGACATCAGGCCCTGCCGCTCACTTGCGCCCGGCGGCGGCCGGGATCGCACCGACCTTGTCGACGGCGGATTTCATGCGACGCTGGATCACCATCTGCTGCGCGACCGTCAGCAGGTTGTTCCAGCAATAATAGATCACCAGACCGGCGGGCTGCCGCGCCATGAAGAAGGTGAACAGCACCGGCATCATCTGGAACATGCGCTGCTGCGCCGGGTCCGTCGGCGCCGGGTTCAGCTTCTGCTGCAGGAACATCGTGGCCCCGAACAGGATCGGCCACACGCCCAACTGCAGGTACGGCGACAGCACGTTCGGGTCCCACGGGATCAGCCCGAACAGGTTGAACAGGTTGGTCAGGTCCGGCGCGGACAGGTCGTGAATCCAGCCGAAGAAGGGCGCGTGGCGCATTTCGATGGTGATATACAAGTCCTTGTACAGGCTCCAGAACACCGGGATCTGCACCACCATCGGCAGGCACCCGGCAGCCGGGTTCACGCCCTCGGCCTTGTACAGCGCCATCATGTTCTGGTTCAGCGCCATCTGGTCGCTCTTGTACCGCTCGCGCAGTTCCTGAACCTTGGGCTGCAATTGCCGCATCTTGGCCATCGAGCGGAACTGGCGCGTCGCCAGCGGGAAGAACAGCGCCTTGACCAGCAGGGTGAACGCCATCAGCGCCAGACCGAAATTGCCCAGCAGCGTGTTCAGCCAATCCAGCACGTAGAAGATCGGACGGGTCAGGAAGGCGAACCAGCCGAAATCGACGGCCTTCCAGAAATCGGGAATGTGCAGGCTGGACTGGTACTGTTCCAGCAGGTTCACTTCCTTGGCGCCCGCGAAGACGTGGCTGACGGTCGCGCCCGTGGTCCCCGGAGCAACCACGGTGGCGGCCTGGGCGATGAAGCCGACCTGATAGACCCCTGCCCCGCCATTGGCCTGATAGCCATAGCTGCCGGTCACCGCCGTGCCCTGCTGCGGAATGACGGCGGTCAGCCAGTATTTGTCGGTGATCCCGGCCCATCCGCCCTGTCCGCCCTTGGTCCAGGACAGGTTGCCCGGCGGCGTGGCGCCGGTGCGCAGGCTTTTGTACGAACTTTCGTCCAGCCGGCCGTCGATGACGGAAATCGGCCCCTCATGCACCAGGTAGCCGCCGGTTTCCGTCGGCGTATAGGCCCGGTCGACGCGGGCATAGGGGTAGAGCGACACCGGCTGCGCGGAGCGGTTCACGATCCGCTGCTCGATTCCGAACA
This genomic stretch from Gluconacetobacter diazotrophicus PA1 5 harbors:
- the argB gene encoding acetylglutamate kinase is translated as MQEAQERAAVLAQALPFLRRYAGDTIVVKYGGHAMVDDSLSNAFGHDIALLKLVGVNPVIVHGGGPQISAMLTRLQIPSTFVDGLRVTDAAMVDVIEMVLAGKVNKQVAGLINQAGALAVGISGKDGGLITARRLQRTTRDASGQERALDLGFVGEPTHIDPRVLYALSGSGLIPVVAPVGIGEAGETYNINADTAAGAIAGAVHATRLLMLTDVPGVLDETGALIPELTAEEARRGIASGMISGGMIPKVETCLEAVRSGARAAVILDGRVPHACLLELFTEAGPGTLIRGE
- the yihA gene encoding ribosome biogenesis GTP-binding protein YihA/YsxC, which encodes MSDFNATPRTPDEEERLLEAGRLLFAGPCDFFFGAQKLEQLPPPGAPEIAFAGRSNVGKSSLINALTGRRALARASSEPGRTKQLNFFDLGGRLTLVDMPGYGYARAAKDVKEDWQGMMFAYLRGRPTLQRVILLLDSRIELKASDREIMTLLDRAAVTFQIVLTKCDAPRPGALEAKRSQAADLARQHPAAYPGTFATSSDTGLGIPELRAELAALALPQAG